The following proteins are co-located in the Papaver somniferum cultivar HN1 unplaced genomic scaffold, ASM357369v1 unplaced-scaffold_128, whole genome shotgun sequence genome:
- the LOC113332000 gene encoding uncharacterized protein LOC113332000: MERNTPVRRTHTNTSDLLVWPENSSQNSSLSAENSSASRSHQPSDRIGKVIFGGQVTEEEAESLMKRKPCSGYKMKEMTGSGIFVGDGENGASEAGSAKRVYQQAVTGISQISFSADGSVSPKKPVSIPEVAKQRELSGNLETEADKMKKQLSDAKCKELSGNDIFGPAPEIVARPVPAARTYESKDMGEPAPRNVRTSVKVSNPAGGQSNILFSEDTPVKTAKKIHNQKFQELTGNDIFKGDVPPGSTEKPLSSAKLREMSGSNIFADGKATSRDFLGGVRKPPGGESSIALV; the protein is encoded by the exons ATGGAGAGAAACACACCAGTAAGAAGAACACACACTAATACATCAGATCTGCTTGTATGGCCTGAAAATTCATCTCAAAATTCTTCACTTTCTGCTGAAAATTCTTCTGCTTCACGTTCTCATCag ccTTCTGATCGGATTGGTAAAGTAATTTTCGGAGGTCAAGTTACCGAAGAAGAAGCTGAAAGTTTGATGAAAAG GAAGCCATGTTCAGGATATAAAATGAAGGAGATGACAGGAAGTGGGATCTTTGTTGGTGATGGTGAAAATGGTGCATCAGAAGCTGGTAGTGCTAAACGTGTTTATCAG CAAGCGGTTACTGGAATAAGCCAAATTTCATTTAGTGCTGATGGAAGTGTTTCTCCCAAGAAGCCAGTCTCTATTCCTGAAGTGGCGAAGCAACGAGAACTAAGTGGGAATCTGGAAACTGAAGCAGACAAGATGAAGAAGCAATTATCCGATGCAAAGTGCAAAGAGCTTAGCGGGAATGACATCTTTGGTCCTGCTCCCGAGATTGTGGCTCGACCAGTTCCCGCAGCTCGTACCTATGAAAGCAAAGACATGGGAGAACCTGCACCGAGAAATGTACGCACATCTGTAAAAGTCTCCAAT CCTGCTGGGGGACAAAGTAACATCTTGTTTAGCGAGGACACTCCAGTAAAAACCGCAAAGAAGATACATAACCAGAAATTTCAAGAGCTGACTGGAAATGACATATTCAAGGGAGATGTTCCTCCAGGATCAACTGAGAAACCTCTTAGCTCAGCAAAACTGAGAGAAATGAGCGGCAGCAATATTTTTGCAGATGGAAAAGCAACTTCTAGAGACTTCCTTGGTGGTGTTCGTAAGCCACCAGGTGGTGAAAGCAGTATTGCACTAGTTTAA
- the LOC113331817 gene encoding putative pumilio homolog 13 encodes MKDNEYIDSLFGDFVSHAPAPGNPLIHQQQKRHHHHHQQQLFCNVYNLKQSTYNNKGGMLYENCNSPVSGLSLHSGGDGSSSSSLSGDLHKTNSNTHYLNTNESGEQTEPASSYDTLDLSKMDIKDEKENFITSNGHVKNNDLYGDDYMTFFDHDPYYGFFYSNDLFSMEHQRRLAPVMGTFRQSNKFPGGGTREIAATSPSKFSYGPYSGADMYSCSTWKQKLEDRNEENSRYEKTLPCDERLRNMWFQRQGFLDCNEYSGDIQIPINFYDATRPIISNDLRYQSGNSYAINSNVYGNGNVVDAPSSPDSMKPRRSGTTFSSRWNPRYAGGFHGDAGLGFQESNLNSVKNKRGTREGKKLYINGKCSTVLVGALPNSRRNNPFVVDCKSSHSSKMYNTLKDAQGRICYLAKDQNGCRFLQRKFDEGDKQEIQMIFDEIIHNVNELMVNPFGNYLIQRLLDVCTEQQRMHILVKVTRQRNQLFRISLNAHGTRAVQKLIETLKTREQITHVISALEPKFLDLIKDTNGNHVIQKCLQCLSTDDNKFIFDAAARFCTEIAVDRHGCCVLQKCITYATGGCREKLVAEICVNGLFLAQDAFGNYAIQFILELKLPFASAILHSQFERNYAHLSLQKFSSNVVQKCLQNFTEEYRTKIILELLSSPSQFEQLLQDPYANYVIQTALDVAKGTLRDKLFGTIRPHVATLKMIPYCKRIYSKVLSKK; translated from the exons ATGAAGGACAATGAATATATTGATAGTTTGTTTGGTGATTTTGTTTCTCATGCACCGGCACCTGGAAATCCTCTCATACATCAACAACAGAaacgtcatcatcatcatcatcagcagcaattGTTTTGTAATGTGTATAATCTGAAACAGAGTACTTATAATAATAAGGGAGGTATGTTATATGAGAACTGTAATTCTCCAGTTAGTGGACTCTCTTTACATTCTGGTGGTGATGGTTCTTCATCAAGTTCTCTTTCTGGAGATTTACATAAGACTAATAGTAATACCCACTACTTGAATACTAATGAGTCTGGTGAACAGACTGAACCTGCTTCTTCTTATGATACCTTAGATCTATCAAAAATGGATATTAAAGATGAAAAGGAAAATTTCATTACTAGTAATGGTCATGTTAAGAACAATGATCTATATGGAGATGATTATATGACATTTTTTGATCATGACCCTTATTATGGCTTCTTTTATTCAAATGATTTGTTTTCTATGGAACATCAGAGAAGATTAGCACCGGTAATGGGTACCTTCCGACAATCTAATAAGTTCCCAGGGGGGGGGACACGAGAGATTGCTGCTACTAGTCCTTCAAAATTTTCGTATGGTCCTTATTCAGGTGCTGATATGTACTCGTGCAGTACATGGAAGCAAAAATTGGAGGATCGAAATGAGGAGAACTCGAGGTATGAAAAGACTTTGCCATGTGATGAAAGATTAAGGAATATGTGGTTTCAACGACAAGGTTTTTTGGACTGTAATGAGTACAGTGGAGATATTCAGATTCCGATTAATTTTTATGATGCCACTAGGCCTATTATAAGTAATGATTTGCGTTACCAATCGGGGAATTCTTATGCCATAAATTCCAACGTGTATGGTAATGGTAATGTGGTGGATGCACCAAGTTCACCTGATTCCATGAAACCAAGAAGGTCAGGAACTACTTTTTCGAGTCGTTGGAACCCTCGATATGCTGGAGGTTTTCATGGTGACGCTGGCCTGGGTTTTCAGGAGAGTAACTTGAATAGTGTAAAAAACAAAAGAGGTACAAGGGAAGGTAAGAAATTGTATATTAATGGGAAGTGTTCAACGGTGTTGGTGGGTGCTTTGCCTAACTCTAGAAGAAATaatccttttgttgttgattgtaaAAGTAGTCACAGTTCTAAGATGTATAATACCTTGAAGGATGCTCAAGGGAGAATTTGTTATCTAGCAAAGGATCAAAATGGTTGCAGGTTCTTGCAGCGGAAATTTGATGAAGGAGATAAACAAGAGATACAGATGATATTTGATGAGATAATTCATAATGTGAATGAACTAATGGTGAATCCGTTTGGGAATTATCTTATACAGAGGTTGTTGGATGTCTGTACTGAACAACAGAGAATGCATATTCTTGTCAAGGTCACAAGACAGCGGAATCAGCTGTTTCGAATTTCACTGAATGCTCACGG CACAAGGGCAGTACAAAAGCTGATCGAGACTCTCAAAACTCGGGAGCAGATTACCCATGTTATATCAGCACTGGAGCCTAAGTTTCTGGATTTGATAAAGGATACCAACGGCAATCATGTAATTCAGAAGTGTCTTCAATGTCTTAGCACTGATGACAACAAG TTTATATTCGATGCTGCTGCAAGATTTTGCACTGAAATTGCAGTTGATCGACATGGATGCTGTGTCTTGCAAAAGTGTATCACTTACGCTACAGGCGGATGCCGAGAAAAATTGGTAGCTGAAATTTGCGTGAATGGCCTATTCCTTGCGCAGGATGCTTTTGG AAATTACGCGATCCAATTCATTTTGGAACTTAAGCTGCCATTTGCAAGTGCTATATTGCATTCTCAATTTGAGAGGAACTATGCACACCTTTCGCTGCAGAAATTTAGCAGCAATGTTGTTCAAAAATGTCTCCAAAATTTCACTGAAGAGTACCGCACAAAGATTATCCTTGAGTTACTGTCATCTCCTTCCCAATTTGAACAACTGCTGCAAGACCCTTATGCTAATTACGTCATTCAAACTGCTCTAGATGTTGCTAAG GGCACCCTCCGTGATAAGCTGTTTGGAACGATCCGACCTCATGTAGCAACCTTGAAAATGATCCCCTACTGCAAGAGAATCTACTCTAAGGTGCTCTCAAAGAAGTGA
- the LOC113331818 gene encoding annexin D1-like: MATLSVPSHVPSPSEDCEQLKKAFDGWGTNEKLIISILAHRNAAQRKAIRQTYTENFGADLLKTLDKELTSDFESLLHLWTLDPAERDATLANRAVKKWTASNQVLLEIACTRSSHDLFLARQAYHCLFKKSIEEDVAQHTTGDFGKLLVLLVTSFRYEGPEVNTTLAKQEAKILRKHITDNACNHDEVLRILATRSKTQLNATLNHYNNEFGNAINKDLKSDPKDEFLKALRSTIKCLTTPEKYFEKVLRLAINKTGTDEGALTRVIATRAEVDMKHIAAEYQRRSSIPLDKAIINDTHGDYEDLLLALIGHENDA; this comes from the exons GATGGGGAACAAATGAGAAGTTGATCATATCCATATTGGCTCACAGGAATGCAGCTCAACGCAAGGCAATCCGACAAACTTATACTGAAAATTTTGGAGCTGATCTCTTGAAAACTCTTGATAAAGAACTTACAAGTGATTTTGAG AGTCTGCTGCATTTGTGGACATTGGACCCTGCTGAACGAGATGCTACATTGGCTAATAGAGCTGTAAAAAAATGGACTGCAAGTAACCAGGTTCTTCTTGAAATCGCTTGTACAAGGTCTTCACATGATCTGTTTTTGGCAAGACAAGCCTATCATTGTCTTTTCAAGAAATCCATTGAAGAAGATGTTGCACAGCACACCACTGGGGACTTTGGCAAG CTTTTGGTACTTCTTGTGACCTCATTTCGATACGAAGGACCAGAGGTGAACACGACACTGGCAAAACAAGAAGCCAAAATACTCCGCAAACATATTACTGACAATGCCTGTAATCATGACGAAGTCCTTAGGATTCTTGCGACTAGGAGCAAAACTCAGCTCAATGCGACCCTCAATCACTACAATAACGAATTTGGCAATGCTATTAACAAG GATCTCAAGTCTGATCCCAAGGACGAATTCCTCAAAGCATTAAGATCCACAATCAAGTGCCTAACAACTCCTGAAAAATATTTCGAGAAGGTTCTGCGCTTGGCGATTAACAAAACAGGAACAGACGAGGGAGCTCTTACTCGAGTTATTGCTACTCGTGCTGAGGTTGACATGAAACATATAGCAGCAGAGTATCAGCGAAGAAGCAGTATTCCACTTGATAAAGCCATTATCAATGACACCCATGGAGATTATGAAGACTTGCTTCTTGCTTTGATCGGTCATGAAAATGATGCATGA